The following coding sequences lie in one Arachis stenosperma cultivar V10309 chromosome 5, arast.V10309.gnm1.PFL2, whole genome shotgun sequence genomic window:
- the LOC130980757 gene encoding uncharacterized protein LOC130980757, which produces MQDVDNGMSGETVPVEEAEAMDSSAADADIDAEAAVRIIDGIGSFGAIEFSSLTAKDVLTMEFTSLQAAYDYYNEFGRMKGFSVKRSKVGRRTKQGAEGEIIWQIFVCSRKGERDGKHMHQEDRKKDPRPITRCRCEARIKVHVDDASGRWFVE; this is translated from the coding sequence ATGCAGGATGTTGATAATGGAATGAGCGGCGAAACCGTGCCAGTAGAGGAAGCAGAAGCGATGGATTCGTCTGCCGCAGATGCGGACATAGATGCAGAAGCAGCAGTGAGGATTATTGACGGGATAGGGTCGTTTGGCGCAATTGAATTTTCTTCCCTGACAGCCAAAGACGTGCTGACGATGGAGTTCACAAGCCTACAGGCAGCTTATGACTACTACAACGAATTCGGTCGCATGAAGGGATTCTCGGTCAAGAGGTCCAAGGTGGGTCGCAGAACAAAGCAGGGGGCGGAGGGCGAAATAATTTGGCAGATATTTGTGTGCTCGAGGAAAGGAGAGCGCGACGGGAAACATATGCATCAGGAAGACAGGAAGAAGGATCCTCGACCGATCACGCGGTGTAGGTGTGAAGCCCGGATTAAGGTCCATGTTGATGATGCCAGCGGGCGATGGTTTGTTGAATAA